A region from the Bacteroidota bacterium genome encodes:
- a CDS encoding DUF4097 family beta strand repeat protein, translating into MKSMVTATVLFLAGWTSLSAQELIETRTLSGSDLKEVYVSTLGGDIEVESWSVAEVRIDIFLNKSSDKSKKDFEERYERRFGVDNGRAWIEIKYKGKSKWNFFNWTHSVGHTVVVKMPKSLNLQLTTSGGDIQVREITGAATISTSGGDVKVTDLIGVLKASTSGGDLVLSSITGKIYASTSGGDIKVNTVSGVTEVSTSGGDVNVKNAKGFVDASTSGGDIYVDIRKECDGVRASTSGGDLVVNLPAATALNLDARTTGGRVSITDDLEVSFKGTMKKDKVDGKINGGGPDVHLRTSGGDIRISGQ; encoded by the coding sequence ATGAAATCTATGGTTACCGCCACCGTGTTATTTCTGGCCGGATGGACAAGTCTTTCCGCGCAGGAATTAATTGAAACCCGCACCCTGTCGGGATCTGACCTGAAAGAAGTCTATGTCTCTACCCTGGGCGGAGATATTGAAGTGGAATCCTGGTCAGTAGCAGAGGTTCGTATTGACATTTTCCTGAACAAATCCTCTGATAAGTCGAAAAAGGATTTTGAAGAGCGTTATGAAAGACGGTTCGGGGTTGATAACGGCCGTGCATGGATCGAAATAAAATACAAAGGAAAATCCAAGTGGAATTTCTTTAACTGGACGCACTCGGTGGGACATACGGTTGTTGTAAAAATGCCGAAGTCACTTAACCTGCAGTTAACCACGTCGGGTGGAGACATTCAGGTAAGGGAAATCACGGGTGCAGCCACCATCAGTACGTCGGGTGGGGATGTGAAGGTCACCGACCTGATCGGAGTTCTGAAAGCTTCAACCAGCGGTGGTGATCTGGTGCTTTCTTCGATTACCGGAAAAATCTACGCCAGCACCTCGGGTGGTGATATTAAGGTTAACACGGTCAGCGGTGTGACTGAAGTCAGCACTTCCGGGGGCGATGTCAATGTAAAAAATGCCAAGGGTTTTGTGGATGCCTCAACCAGCGGTGGTGATATATATGTGGATATCCGGAAGGAATGTGACGGAGTCCGTGCATCAACCTCTGGCGGTGATCTGGTTGTGAACCTTCCGGCAGCAACGGCACTCAATCTGGATGCGCGCACCACCGGAGGCCGGGTTTCGATTACCGATGACCTTGAAGTCAGTTTCAAGGGGACCATGAAAAAGGACAAGGTTGACGGGAAGATCAATGGTGGCGGTCCCGACGTTCATTTGAGAACCTCGGGTGGAGACATCCGGATCAGTGGTCAGTGA
- a CDS encoding NifU family protein, with protein sequence MTKPVKELVLEALGLVRPALQQDDGDVELVSVSDDGIVEVRLLGNCRICPLSSMTLRAGIQATIRRMVPSIRRVEAVP encoded by the coding sequence GTGACGAAACCGGTAAAGGAACTTGTTCTTGAAGCGTTGGGCCTGGTTCGTCCGGCCCTTCAGCAAGATGATGGAGATGTCGAACTGGTTTCGGTCAGTGACGATGGAATCGTTGAAGTGAGGCTGCTTGGTAATTGCCGGATCTGCCCGCTGAGCAGCATGACCCTCCGTGCCGGGATACAGGCAACCATCCGCCGGATGGTCCCGTCGATCCGGCGGGTCGAAGCGGTACCCTGA
- the pdxA gene encoding 4-hydroxythreonine-4-phosphate dehydrogenase PdxA — translation MIPRLYVSCGDPNGIGPDIAEPALRAVADQAQVILCIPQELTALYRWPARAFKQTQRETGLFFHPTESNPDYLYQPGQFSVQAGKLAFFSFQSAVQLTKEDPFSALLTLPVNKKSFIAAGSPVAGHTELIGLLLKEAEPLMILLNDQMRVALLTVHIPIMKVSQAITPDRIRSRTLAFEKSLRTDFGIEKPAIAVLGLNPHAGEDGSIGTEEKLVMEPTLAELRADGLNVEGPFPSDGFFGNKQYSRFDGILAAYHDQGLIPLKLSGMDLGVNFSAGSQIVRTSPDHGTAYDIAGKGLANPSSTREAARLALHVLSKRHQV, via the coding sequence ATGATTCCCCGGCTCTATGTTTCCTGCGGCGATCCCAATGGCATTGGACCCGACATTGCAGAACCGGCATTAAGGGCGGTTGCAGACCAGGCACAGGTGATTCTTTGTATCCCTCAGGAGTTGACCGCCTTATATCGGTGGCCGGCACGGGCGTTTAAACAAACACAACGGGAAACGGGCCTGTTTTTTCATCCCACAGAATCTAATCCGGATTATCTCTACCAACCCGGCCAATTCTCTGTGCAGGCCGGGAAACTCGCCTTCTTTTCTTTCCAATCGGCTGTACAATTAACCAAAGAAGACCCCTTCTCGGCGCTGTTAACGCTGCCGGTAAATAAAAAAAGCTTCATAGCCGCCGGCTCTCCGGTAGCCGGACATACAGAACTGATCGGTCTGCTGCTGAAAGAAGCCGAACCGCTCATGATTCTGCTCAATGACCAGATGCGTGTGGCATTGCTGACCGTTCATATCCCCATCATGAAAGTCTCACAGGCCATAACACCCGACCGGATACGTTCGCGTACCCTCGCATTTGAAAAAAGCCTCCGAACCGACTTCGGAATCGAAAAACCGGCCATTGCAGTTCTCGGACTCAATCCGCATGCGGGAGAGGATGGATCCATCGGTACCGAAGAAAAACTTGTCATGGAACCCACATTGGCAGAATTACGGGCTGACGGATTGAACGTGGAAGGCCCCTTCCCTTCAGATGGCTTTTTTGGTAACAAACAGTACTCCCGGTTCGATGGAATTCTGGCTGCCTATCATGATCAGGGACTCATTCCTCTGAAACTTTCCGGGATGGATCTTGGCGTTAACTTTTCGGCCGGCAGTCAGATTGTCCGGACATCCCCGGACCATGGAACGGCCTATGATATTGCGGGTAAGGGGCTTGCCAATCCTTCATCGACCCGTGAAGCCGCCCGACTGGCTTTACACGTCCTGTCTAAACGCCATCAGGTATGA
- the ftsE gene encoding cell division ATP-binding protein FtsE, producing MLTFSNVQASYDGQIVFQNLNFTIQKGEFIYLVGQSGTGKTTLMKLIYCDHIPDNGTIRFLDYQVTSIARREIPHLRRKLGVVFQDFKLLPDRSVFDNVAFSLEVTGEKRKNIETRVQKVLAEVGLAHKKVSMPRELSGGEQQRVVIARALVNEPFLLLADEPTGNLDPEVAEDIMKLLLRINAMGTTILMATHDYSIVRKFPQRIFQLKDRAIQQVILKT from the coding sequence ATGCTGACTTTTTCCAATGTTCAGGCCAGTTACGATGGTCAGATTGTGTTTCAGAACCTGAATTTTACCATTCAGAAAGGTGAGTTTATCTATCTGGTGGGTCAATCTGGAACGGGTAAAACCACCTTAATGAAACTCATTTATTGTGACCACATTCCGGATAATGGAACCATCCGTTTTCTGGATTATCAGGTCACTTCTATTGCCAGGCGGGAAATTCCCCATCTCAGACGAAAGCTGGGAGTGGTTTTTCAGGATTTTAAATTGTTGCCGGACCGGTCCGTTTTCGATAACGTGGCCTTTTCACTGGAGGTAACAGGAGAAAAGCGGAAAAACATTGAAACCAGAGTGCAGAAGGTTTTGGCCGAGGTCGGGCTGGCTCATAAAAAGGTTAGCATGCCCCGGGAACTGAGCGGCGGTGAACAGCAACGGGTGGTAATTGCCCGTGCATTGGTGAACGAACCGTTTCTTCTTCTCGCCGATGAACCTACCGGAAACCTTGATCCCGAGGTGGCAGAAGATATTATGAAATTGCTTCTTCGGATCAATGCCATGGGGACCACCATCCTGATGGCCACTCATGACTATTCAATCGTCAGGAAATTTCCGCAGCGGATTTTCCAGTTAAAGGACCGCGCCATTCAGCAGGTTATCCTGAAAACCTGA
- a CDS encoding D-alanyl-D-alanine carboxypeptidase — MKKLVVCLFAGIAVACQPEIRKPVSLPVFHPQSYVGYWFSDTEGTVLDSFQANRYFIPASLTKLYFYPVLKQVSGDPSFSSTTWNYDPADSTLRLAAPGNPLLGYNDLRNCILTSGPVKRVILYHLPYDSSRVWGAGWMADDEPADYQPYFSAVPVNLNVQTVTVQCTRDSITILQEPWELPYRIKPGSSLSVTRPPASDTLLVTIPPDSSGSVTRKLSIRNPSRYLYQWLRASSLQNVLSIVTVPQLPVFSNRIAHDPGELTHLILNQSNNLAAEQILRYWSLKNGGNGSVAGYLKQNPVPAPDGRLVDGSGLSRYNMLTPAALGKVLQTFRNEPAFKTGLAIYGESGTLDDRFRLADTTAVIVAKSGSMNTVQNLAGLILIDGQPAAEFVLMINFWMDSKESRYRLEKAVLDRWISLVRKNTDPTANNH, encoded by the coding sequence TTGAAAAAACTTGTGGTCTGTCTTTTTGCCGGAATCGCAGTGGCTTGTCAGCCGGAAATCCGGAAACCAGTCAGTCTGCCTGTCTTTCATCCGCAAAGTTACGTGGGGTATTGGTTTTCCGATACGGAAGGGACGGTGCTCGATTCCTTTCAGGCAAACCGGTACTTCATCCCGGCCTCCCTGACGAAGTTATATTTCTATCCGGTGCTAAAACAGGTGTCCGGTGATCCGTCCTTTTCTTCCACCACATGGAATTATGACCCCGCCGACTCCACGCTCAGACTGGCGGCTCCCGGAAACCCGCTTCTCGGTTATAACGACCTGAGGAACTGTATTTTAACATCCGGTCCAGTCAAACGGGTCATTCTGTATCATTTGCCATATGATTCCTCCCGGGTCTGGGGTGCCGGTTGGATGGCCGATGACGAGCCTGCCGATTATCAGCCTTATTTTTCGGCAGTTCCTGTAAACCTGAATGTTCAGACCGTCACCGTTCAGTGCACCAGAGATTCTATCACAATCCTCCAGGAACCCTGGGAGCTTCCCTACCGGATCAAGCCTGGCAGCAGTCTGTCGGTTACCCGCCCCCCGGCCTCTGATACCCTGCTGGTAACCATTCCCCCCGATTCATCCGGCTCTGTCACCCGAAAACTTTCTATCAGAAATCCTTCCAGGTACCTGTATCAGTGGTTACGGGCTTCATCCCTTCAGAATGTCTTAAGCATCGTGACCGTACCGCAACTGCCCGTGTTCAGTAACCGGATTGCCCACGACCCGGGTGAACTTACTCATCTGATTTTAAACCAGAGCAATAACCTGGCCGCCGAACAGATTCTACGGTATTGGTCTTTGAAAAACGGGGGAAACGGATCGGTTGCCGGTTACCTGAAACAAAATCCGGTACCTGCACCGGATGGCCGGCTGGTGGATGGATCCGGATTATCCAGATACAACATGCTGACCCCAGCCGCTTTGGGGAAAGTGCTTCAGACATTTCGGAATGAGCCGGCTTTCAAAACCGGTCTGGCCATTTATGGAGAATCAGGAACGTTGGATGACCGGTTCAGATTGGCGGATACCACGGCAGTCATCGTGGCAAAAAGCGGGAGCATGAATACGGTTCAGAATCTGGCAGGATTGATTCTTATCGACGGTCAGCCGGCAGCAGAATTCGTACTGATGATTAATTTCTGGATGGATTCAAAAGAAAGCCGTTACCGGCTGGAAAAAGCAGTGTTGGATCGGTGGATTTCACTGGTTCGGAAAAACACCGATCCGACTGCCAACAATCACTGA
- a CDS encoding class I SAM-dependent methyltransferase produces the protein MSYQDPFPLTAGIYDQTSRFVPYDIWAGVIQEMLDLHAHQSPSTVLELSAGTGSFRSFFDRPEIKSYVSTDISLMMLQGAQMKMADSGQHSFFTVADSELLPFASDRFDLVLHLFDSINYHITTDRVRAVFSEVCRVLRPGGLYIFDFTTPANSINNAPEDFDEIIEDESGGYQRLSVYNPETGIHTTEFRFNRGHDIFTEFHRERPYKLPEMKEIIRSVTGWAAEAWIHEFEPGVKARNNSERIHAIIRKKPC, from the coding sequence ATGAGTTATCAGGATCCGTTTCCGCTGACAGCTGGCATTTATGACCAGACCAGCCGGTTTGTCCCATACGATATCTGGGCTGGCGTGATTCAGGAAATGCTCGATCTCCATGCCCATCAGTCCCCATCCACTGTTCTGGAACTATCAGCTGGTACCGGTTCATTCCGGTCCTTTTTTGACCGGCCTGAAATAAAATCCTATGTTTCCACCGATATTTCCCTGATGATGCTGCAGGGGGCGCAAATGAAAATGGCTGATTCCGGACAGCATAGCTTTTTCACAGTAGCTGACTCTGAACTGCTGCCATTTGCCTCTGACCGTTTCGATCTCGTGCTGCATTTATTCGATAGTATCAATTACCACATTACAACCGATCGTGTGAGAGCTGTTTTCTCAGAAGTGTGCAGGGTGCTTCGTCCTGGTGGATTGTACATATTTGATTTCACAACGCCTGCCAATTCTATCAACAATGCACCCGAAGATTTCGATGAAATTATTGAGGATGAATCGGGCGGGTACCAGCGTTTGTCGGTTTACAACCCCGAAACGGGAATCCATACCACCGAATTCCGATTCAACCGGGGCCATGATATTTTTACAGAATTCCACAGGGAACGTCCCTACAAACTTCCCGAAATGAAGGAAATCATCCGGTCAGTAACCGGCTGGGCAGCAGAAGCCTGGATTCACGAGTTCGAACCCGGCGTGAAAGCCCGCAACAATTCTGAGCGGATTCACGCCATTATCAGGAAAAAACCATGCTGA
- a CDS encoding GWxTD domain-containing protein, whose product MIRNLALLALAGWLLPVSSSAQQRLDEIIFRQNRPLFFQEVNWIRPDSGNGLVSYHFRISNDYLAFVNTTGPDQTPVYQAKIRLNIQIKGTDSSFYNFSEDFSEVVSTIRDSQNRYQFLTGSIQFPATSRPAVVNLEVTDLNNNKQIFPSTIRKVIRQQKTTSVDNVWILEDDSTWYKPVNFEKSVVLGKPAYLFLSVSDSLNLRNWKVGLLHKLPGEKEYASVDSMMNLQFNPLETKTIRLNEKNRVKVTGVRAGLDFSKLDAGQYGLTIGPTAADTIFFNVNWLDMPFSLYDLDVATRVLKYLVSDKVYDDLSSGSAKKRISAFRKFWKERDPSPGTTYNELLHEYYRRVDYTWANFGTSRNPGWRTDRGKVYILNGAPKTQKKETPPNQPPREIWDYSTPGKRFVFVDLSGKGDYTLQKTGP is encoded by the coding sequence GTGATCAGGAATCTGGCCTTACTCGCTCTGGCTGGTTGGCTGTTACCTGTTTCCTCATCGGCCCAGCAACGTCTCGATGAGATCATCTTCCGGCAGAACCGCCCGCTGTTTTTTCAGGAAGTGAATTGGATCCGTCCAGATTCAGGAAATGGTCTGGTCAGCTATCATTTCAGAATATCAAATGATTACCTGGCATTTGTAAACACCACCGGCCCAGACCAGACTCCGGTCTACCAGGCCAAAATCCGCCTGAATATTCAGATTAAGGGAACTGACAGCAGTTTCTATAATTTTTCAGAAGACTTCTCAGAAGTGGTTTCAACCATCCGGGATTCGCAGAACCGGTATCAGTTTCTGACCGGTTCCATCCAGTTCCCTGCCACCTCCCGGCCAGCAGTGGTAAACCTCGAGGTTACCGATCTGAACAACAACAAACAGATTTTTCCCTCTACCATCCGGAAAGTAATCCGCCAGCAAAAAACCACCTCGGTGGATAATGTCTGGATTCTTGAAGACGATTCAACCTGGTACAAACCCGTTAACTTTGAGAAATCGGTGGTTTTGGGCAAGCCGGCCTATCTGTTCCTCTCCGTAAGCGATTCTCTGAATCTTCGAAACTGGAAAGTGGGGCTCCTTCATAAACTGCCGGGAGAGAAAGAATACGCTTCTGTCGATTCTATGATGAATCTGCAGTTCAATCCACTTGAGACCAAGACCATCCGGTTGAATGAAAAAAACCGGGTAAAAGTCACCGGAGTGCGGGCCGGACTCGATTTTTCCAAACTTGATGCCGGTCAGTACGGACTAACCATTGGTCCCACCGCAGCAGATACCATCTTCTTTAACGTCAATTGGCTGGACATGCCTTTTTCATTATATGATCTGGATGTTGCCACCCGGGTTCTGAAGTATCTCGTTTCTGATAAAGTCTATGATGACCTCTCTTCTGGTTCAGCTAAAAAGCGGATCAGTGCATTCAGAAAATTCTGGAAGGAACGGGATCCAAGTCCGGGAACGACTTATAACGAACTTTTACATGAATACTACCGTCGGGTCGATTATACCTGGGCTAACTTCGGAACCTCAAGAAATCCGGGATGGAGAACAGACCGGGGAAAAGTTTATATACTCAACGGGGCACCCAAAACCCAAAAGAAGGAAACGCCTCCCAATCAGCCTCCCAGAGAAATCTGGGACTACTCAACACCCGGCAAACGGTTTGTTTTTGTTGACTTAAGTGGCAAAGGGGATTATACCCTTCAGAAAACCGGACCATGA
- the apbC gene encoding iron-sulfur cluster carrier protein ApbC — protein MNREQVIKALSRVNDPDLKQDLVTLNMVKDIRIEGSSIQVTIDLTTPACPMKEKIQEDCVREIKAETGSADVQVNMTATVTSKVIGNHSLPGVKNIIAVASGKGGVGKSTVAVNLAVSLATSGARVGLIDADIYGPSIPIMFDLKEEKPGIEDGKRLVPITKHGIKLMSIGFLIEPGQAVIWRGPMASSALKQFITDTNWGELDYLIVDMPPGTGDIQLTLVQTIPITGSVIVTTPQDVALSDAVKGIAMFKNVNVPCLGVIENMAYFICGHCGEREEIFSNGGGKRTSEILGVPFLGEVPINTQLRKTGDEGTPIGISAPASPMAVVFSDIAGRLAQQVAIRNSDSEATKPVEIIFK, from the coding sequence ATGAACCGCGAACAAGTAATAAAAGCACTCAGCAGGGTAAATGACCCGGACCTTAAGCAGGATCTTGTAACTCTGAACATGGTGAAGGACATCCGGATTGAGGGATCCTCCATCCAGGTAACGATCGATCTTACGACACCGGCCTGCCCCATGAAAGAAAAAATCCAGGAAGATTGTGTCAGAGAAATCAAAGCAGAAACGGGTTCTGCTGATGTACAGGTGAACATGACTGCAACCGTCACTTCAAAGGTGATCGGAAACCACTCACTTCCCGGTGTGAAGAACATCATTGCGGTTGCATCCGGAAAAGGTGGGGTGGGCAAATCGACCGTTGCGGTGAATCTGGCCGTATCGCTGGCCACGAGCGGTGCACGTGTAGGTTTGATTGATGCGGATATTTACGGTCCATCCATTCCGATCATGTTCGATCTGAAGGAAGAAAAACCCGGAATTGAGGATGGTAAACGGCTGGTGCCCATTACCAAACATGGAATAAAACTGATGTCCATTGGTTTTCTGATTGAGCCGGGACAGGCAGTGATCTGGCGCGGACCCATGGCCTCCAGCGCGTTGAAACAGTTTATCACCGATACCAATTGGGGAGAACTGGATTATCTGATTGTGGATATGCCTCCGGGAACCGGAGATATCCAATTAACGCTGGTTCAGACGATCCCGATCACCGGATCGGTCATTGTTACCACCCCACAGGATGTGGCCCTTTCCGACGCAGTCAAGGGAATAGCCATGTTTAAAAACGTCAATGTACCCTGTCTGGGAGTCATTGAAAACATGGCCTATTTTATCTGTGGTCACTGCGGCGAGCGGGAAGAGATTTTCTCGAACGGTGGCGGAAAGCGGACATCTGAAATTCTTGGTGTGCCATTTCTGGGAGAAGTGCCCATTAATACCCAACTCCGTAAAACCGGTGATGAGGGAACACCAATCGGAATATCAGCACCTGCCTCCCCCATGGCAGTTGTTTTCAGTGACATTGCCGGACGCCTTGCCCAGCAGGTTGCCATCCGGAATTCTGATTCTGAGGCCACCAAACCAGTGGAGATCATTTTTAAGTGA
- a CDS encoding cysteine desulfurase: protein MQNKTGRLFLDHASTTWMDEEVRAEIDRVTMEIGGNPSSIHEEGRRARFLIEESRETVAGLLGLRPSEVVFTGSATESINSVLQGYYWLTTPLATFYSTLAEHHATTETIEFLGDYGARFHWLPVDKWGTPDIDSVTGPALVSLMAVNNELGTILPSGFLQELKKKQVKIHIDGVQGLGKIDMTPYLSADFLSFSGHKIRGPRGVGLMIIRQGNELKPLLHGGSQERNRRSGTEATALIAGFTLALKKALKDRAPVSDQIRSVNQHLRSLLQDRLPSIRVNSPETGSPWILNLTLFLPDGRLADGEAVIMGLDSAGISVSNGSACSSGSFEPSHVLFAIGQSTEEARSGLRISFGHDQSLSDVQRFVEALYTVLSRQF, encoded by the coding sequence ATGCAAAATAAGACGGGACGTCTGTTTCTCGATCATGCGTCCACCACCTGGATGGATGAGGAGGTCCGGGCAGAAATTGACAGAGTTACCATGGAGATTGGCGGAAATCCCTCCAGTATTCATGAAGAGGGCCGTCGTGCACGCTTTCTGATCGAGGAATCGAGAGAAACCGTTGCCGGATTACTGGGACTCAGGCCATCCGAGGTTGTTTTTACCGGTTCAGCCACAGAGTCAATAAATTCCGTTCTTCAGGGCTATTACTGGTTAACCACTCCGCTCGCCACTTTCTACAGTACCCTCGCCGAACACCATGCCACCACCGAAACCATTGAATTTCTGGGTGACTATGGTGCCCGGTTTCATTGGTTGCCGGTTGACAAATGGGGAACTCCGGATATTGATTCCGTCACTGGTCCTGCACTGGTTTCACTGATGGCGGTCAACAATGAACTGGGAACGATTCTGCCATCGGGTTTTTTGCAGGAACTGAAGAAAAAGCAGGTAAAAATTCATATTGATGGGGTTCAGGGACTGGGTAAGATCGACATGACACCTTATCTGTCTGCAGACTTTCTCTCATTTTCCGGTCACAAAATCAGAGGACCCCGTGGTGTCGGATTAATGATCATCAGACAAGGAAACGAATTGAAACCGTTGCTCCATGGCGGTTCTCAGGAACGGAACCGGCGTTCGGGTACCGAGGCAACAGCTCTCATTGCCGGGTTCACCCTTGCTCTGAAAAAGGCATTGAAAGATCGGGCACCTGTTTCGGATCAGATCAGATCAGTCAACCAGCATCTGAGAAGTCTGTTGCAGGACCGTCTTCCTTCCATCCGGGTCAATTCACCGGAGACGGGTTCGCCCTGGATACTGAATCTGACGCTGTTCCTTCCGGACGGACGGCTGGCCGATGGGGAAGCGGTCATTATGGGACTCGATTCGGCCGGAATCTCGGTCAGCAACGGGTCGGCCTGCTCATCGGGCAGTTTTGAGCCTTCACATGTTCTGTTTGCAATCGGACAGTCCACAGAAGAGGCCAGATCCGGCCTGCGGATTTCCTTTGGGCATGATCAGAGTCTTTCTGACGTTCAGCGGTTTGTTGAAGCGCTTTATACGGTTCTTTCCCGCCAATTCTGA
- the rpmE gene encoding 50S ribosomal protein L31, whose translation MQAGIHPNYQECQVSCLCGNSFKTRSTNKELKVEICSNCHPFFSGGKDRLIDTAGRVEKFNKRYAAAQPKK comes from the coding sequence ATGCAAGCCGGAATCCATCCAAATTATCAGGAATGCCAGGTAAGTTGCCTGTGCGGAAACTCATTCAAGACACGTTCCACCAACAAAGAGCTGAAAGTGGAAATTTGTTCAAACTGCCATCCATTCTTTTCCGGTGGAAAGGATCGTCTGATCGATACCGCCGGCCGGGTTGAAAAGTTTAACAAGCGGTACGCTGCCGCCCAGCCGAAAAAGTAA
- the prmA gene encoding 50S ribosomal protein L11 methyltransferase: MKSFLKISVTIPEENYLTLSEWTADQDGFLGLEEGFDQMTLYFTDQEPVTQMVTDWLDAQRHAGLISSYQIDSLPDQNWNGLWESEIKPIIIDDFFCIYPGWSPPGQTWPVSIRIDPKMSFGTGYHETTRLMLRALRGLNLTGKPVLDCGTGTGVLAIAALKLGSPQVMAFDIDEWSVKNTRENLELNGISEQLSLREGDFSIVRGTGPYPVILSNVNRVIHLQEVDFYQTHLQPGGILLISGLLSTDETSIRKAFQDAGFSLLRVLQENEWIAMEWTR, from the coding sequence ATGAAATCATTTTTGAAAATATCGGTGACCATACCGGAAGAAAATTACCTGACCCTGAGTGAGTGGACAGCCGACCAGGATGGGTTCCTGGGACTCGAAGAAGGGTTCGATCAGATGACCCTCTATTTTACAGATCAGGAACCTGTCACTCAAATGGTTACCGACTGGCTCGATGCACAAAGGCACGCCGGCCTGATCTCCTCCTACCAGATTGACTCCCTACCCGATCAGAATTGGAACGGATTATGGGAATCGGAAATCAAGCCAATCATTATTGATGATTTTTTCTGTATCTATCCCGGTTGGTCGCCTCCCGGTCAGACCTGGCCGGTTTCCATCCGCATCGATCCGAAAATGTCCTTCGGTACGGGATATCACGAAACCACCCGGCTCATGCTCCGTGCTTTGCGCGGACTAAACCTGACCGGAAAACCTGTTCTGGATTGTGGTACCGGAACCGGTGTCCTGGCCATCGCAGCCCTGAAGCTCGGTTCTCCTCAAGTAATGGCTTTTGATATTGATGAATGGTCGGTGAAAAACACCCGGGAAAACCTGGAGCTGAATGGAATCTCCGAACAGCTTTCGTTACGGGAAGGTGACTTCTCCATCGTCAGGGGAACTGGCCCCTACCCGGTCATTCTCTCAAATGTGAACCGGGTCATTCATTTGCAGGAAGTGGACTTCTACCAAACTCACTTACAACCCGGGGGAATTCTCCTGATCAGCGGTCTGCTTTCAACTGATGAGACTTCAATACGGAAAGCCTTTCAGGATGCCGGGTTTTCCCTTCTGAGGGTTCTTCAGGAAAATGAGTGGATTGCCATGGAGTGGACCCGATGA